In one Pseudomonas sp. 31-12 genomic region, the following are encoded:
- the iscA gene encoding iron-sulfur cluster assembly protein IscA — translation MAISMTEAAAQHVRRSLNGRGKGEGIRLGVRTTGCSGLAYVLEFVDEVVAEDQVFESHGEKVIIDPKSLAYLDGTELDFVKEGLNEGFKFNNPNVRGECGCGESFNI, via the coding sequence ATGGCTATCAGCATGACAGAAGCGGCTGCTCAACACGTGCGACGCTCCCTCAACGGGCGCGGCAAAGGTGAAGGGATTCGTCTGGGTGTTCGCACCACGGGCTGTTCCGGCCTTGCCTACGTGCTGGAGTTTGTCGACGAGGTGGTTGCAGAGGATCAGGTGTTCGAAAGTCACGGCGAGAAAGTGATCATCGACCCGAAAAGCCTGGCCTACCTGGACGGCACCGAACTCGATTTCGTCAAGGAAGGGTTGAACGAAGGCTTCAAGTTCAACAACCCTAACGTACGCGGTGAATGTGGCTGCGGCGAAAGCTTCAACATCTGA
- the iscU gene encoding Fe-S cluster assembly scaffold IscU, with protein MAYSEKVIDHYENPRNVGKMDAEDPDVGTGMVGAPACGDVMRLQIKVNEQGIIEDAKFKTYGCGSAIASSSLATEWMKGKTLDEAETIKNTQLAEELALPPVKIHCSVLAEDAIKAAVRDYKQKKGLI; from the coding sequence ATGGCTTACAGCGAAAAGGTCATCGACCACTACGAAAACCCGCGCAACGTCGGCAAGATGGACGCGGAAGATCCTGATGTCGGCACCGGCATGGTCGGCGCTCCGGCGTGCGGCGACGTGATGCGTCTGCAGATCAAGGTCAACGAGCAAGGCATCATCGAAGACGCCAAGTTCAAGACTTACGGTTGCGGTTCGGCAATCGCTTCCAGCTCCCTGGCAACCGAGTGGATGAAAGGCAAGACTCTGGATGAAGCAGAGACCATCAAGAACACTCAGCTGGCTGAAGAGCTGGCCCTGCCGCCAGTAAAAATTCACTGCTCCGTACTCGCTGAAGACGCTATCAAAGCGGCCGTTCGTGACTACAAGCAGAAGAAAGGCTTGATCTAA
- a CDS encoding IscS subfamily cysteine desulfurase: protein MKLPIYLDYSATTPVDPRVAQKMSECLLVDGNFGNPASRSHVFGWKAEESVENARRQVADLVNADPREIVWTSGATESDNLAIKGAAHFYATKGKHLITTKIEHKAVLDTMRQLEREGFEVTYLEPQTDGLVTPAMIEAALRDDTILVSVMHVNNEIGTINDIAAIGELTRSKGILFHVDAAQSTGKVEIDLQKLKVDLMSFSAHKTYGPKGIGALYVSRKPRVRIEATMHGGGHERGMRSGTLATHQIVGMGEAFRVAKEDMAAENIRIKALSDRFFKQVEGLEELYINGSMTARVPHNLNLSFNYVEGESLIMALKDLAVSSGSACTSASLEPSYVLRALGRNDELAHSSIRFTFGRFTTEEEIDYAAQKVCEAVTKLRTLSPLWDMYKDGVDISKIEWAAH from the coding sequence ATGAAATTGCCGATTTACCTTGATTACTCTGCAACCACCCCGGTTGATCCGCGTGTGGCGCAAAAGATGAGTGAATGCCTGCTGGTTGACGGAAACTTCGGTAACCCGGCGTCCCGTTCCCACGTGTTCGGCTGGAAAGCTGAAGAGTCCGTCGAAAACGCTCGCCGTCAGGTCGCTGACCTGGTCAACGCCGATCCGCGTGAAATCGTCTGGACCTCCGGTGCCACCGAGTCCGACAACCTGGCAATCAAGGGTGCGGCGCATTTCTACGCGACCAAAGGCAAACACCTGATCACCACCAAGATTGAGCACAAGGCTGTCCTCGACACCATGCGCCAACTGGAGCGTGAAGGTTTCGAAGTGACCTACCTCGAGCCTCAGACTGATGGCCTGGTTACACCAGCGATGATCGAGGCCGCTCTGCGCGACGACACCATCCTGGTCTCGGTCATGCACGTGAACAACGAAATCGGCACCATCAACGACATCGCAGCCATCGGCGAACTGACCCGCTCCAAGGGCATTCTGTTCCACGTCGACGCCGCTCAGTCCACTGGCAAGGTCGAGATCGACCTGCAGAAGCTGAAAGTCGACCTGATGTCGTTCTCCGCCCACAAAACCTACGGCCCTAAAGGCATCGGCGCGCTGTACGTCAGCCGCAAGCCGCGTGTTCGCATCGAAGCGACCATGCACGGCGGCGGTCACGAACGTGGCATGCGTTCCGGCACCCTGGCGACCCACCAGATCGTCGGCATGGGCGAAGCGTTCCGCGTAGCCAAGGAAGACATGGCGGCCGAGAACATTCGCATCAAAGCCCTGAGCGACCGTTTCTTCAAACAGGTCGAAGGCCTGGAAGAGCTGTACATCAACGGCAGCATGACCGCCCGCGTACCGCACAACCTGAACCTGAGCTTCAACTACGTTGAAGGCGAGTCGCTGATCATGGCGCTCAAGGATCTGGCGGTTTCGTCCGGTTCGGCCTGCACCTCGGCTTCCCTTGAGCCTTCGTACGTACTGCGCGCCCTGGGCCGCAACGACGAACTGGCACACAGCTCGATTCGCTTCACCTTCGGCCGTTTCACCACCGAAGAAGAAATCGACTACGCCGCGCAGAAAGTCTGCGAGGCCGTTACCAAGCTGCGCACCTTGTCGCCGCTGTGGGACATGTACAAAGACGGTGTCGACATTTCGAAAATCGAGTGGGCGGCACACTGA
- the hscB gene encoding co-chaperone HscB → MGTPCHFALFELQPSFRLDLDQLATRYRELARGVHPDRFADASEREQRLALEQSASLNEAYQTLKSPPKRARYLLALNGGELPLEVTVHDPEFLLQQMELREELEDLQDSADLAGVAVFKRRLKTAQDELNESFAACWDDAAQREQAERLMRRMQFLDKLTYEVRQLEERLDD, encoded by the coding sequence GTGGGTACTCCTTGTCATTTCGCTTTATTTGAACTGCAGCCGAGCTTCCGTCTGGATCTCGATCAGTTGGCCACGCGCTATCGTGAGTTGGCGCGCGGTGTTCATCCGGACCGCTTTGCAGACGCTTCGGAGCGCGAGCAACGGCTGGCGCTAGAGCAATCCGCGAGCCTCAACGAGGCCTATCAGACGCTCAAAAGTCCCCCGAAACGCGCGCGATACCTGCTCGCTTTGAATGGGGGCGAGCTGCCGCTGGAGGTCACGGTGCATGATCCGGAGTTCCTTCTGCAGCAGATGGAATTGCGTGAAGAGCTCGAAGACCTGCAAGACAGCGCCGACCTGGCGGGTGTTGCAGTGTTCAAGCGTCGCCTGAAGACCGCTCAGGATGAACTGAACGAAAGCTTCGCAGCCTGTTGGGATGATGCAGCGCAACGTGAGCAGGCCGAACGCCTGATGCGACGCATGCAGTTCCTCGACAAGCTCACCTACGAAGTGCGCCAGCTAGAAGAGCGCCTCGACGATTAA
- the hscA gene encoding Fe-S protein assembly chaperone HscA, with product MALLQIAEPGQSPQPHQRRLAVGIDLGTTNSLVAALRSGLSEPLADADGQVILPSAVRYHADRVEVGETAKLAAATDPLNTVLSVKRLMGRGLSDVKQLGDQLPYRFVGGESHMPFIDTIQGPKSPVEVSADILKVLRQRAEEALGGELVGAVITVPAYFDDAQRQATKDAAKLAGLNVLRLLNEPTAAAVAYGLDQHAEGLVAIYDLGGGTFDISILRLTGGVFEVLATGGDSALGGDDFDHAIAGWIIESAGLSADLDPGAQRHLLQSACAAKEALTNASSVEVAYGDWKAQLTREAFDALIEPMVARSLKACRRAVRDSGIELDEVHAVVMVGGSTRVPRVREAVAEAFGRQPLTEIDPDQVVAIGAAIQADTLAGNKRDGGELLLLDVIPLSLGLETMGGLMEKVIPRNTTIPVARAQDFTTYKDGQSAMAIHVLQGERELISDCRSLARFELRGIPAMVAGAAKIRVTFQVDADGLLSVSARELGSGVEASIQVKPSYGLTDGEIAKMLKESFQHANDDKVARVLREQQVDAQRLIEAVQAAIDVDGERLLDAEERMVIELQMQELTELMKGTDGFAIEQQTKRLSQVTDAFAARRLDSTVKAALAGRNLNEIEE from the coding sequence ATGGCCCTACTGCAGATCGCCGAACCCGGCCAAAGTCCTCAACCGCACCAGCGTCGTCTGGCTGTGGGGATCGACTTGGGCACTACCAATTCGCTGGTCGCTGCATTGCGCAGTGGTCTTTCCGAGCCTCTGGCCGACGCTGACGGGCAGGTCATTCTGCCGTCCGCCGTGCGCTACCACGCCGATCGCGTCGAAGTCGGCGAGACCGCCAAGCTGGCGGCCGCGACCGATCCTTTGAACACTGTGCTGTCGGTCAAGCGCTTGATGGGTCGTGGTCTGTCCGACGTCAAGCAATTGGGCGACCAACTGCCGTACCGCTTTGTCGGTGGCGAGTCGCACATGCCGTTCATCGACACGATTCAGGGCCCGAAAAGCCCGGTCGAAGTCTCTGCCGATATCCTGAAAGTGCTGCGTCAACGCGCTGAAGAGGCGTTGGGCGGTGAACTGGTGGGGGCGGTTATCACCGTTCCGGCCTATTTCGACGATGCTCAGCGTCAAGCTACCAAGGATGCGGCCAAGCTGGCCGGTCTGAACGTCCTGCGCTTGCTCAATGAGCCGACCGCTGCCGCTGTGGCTTACGGTCTGGATCAACACGCCGAAGGCCTGGTCGCGATTTACGACCTGGGCGGCGGTACCTTCGATATTTCGATCCTGCGCCTGACCGGCGGTGTGTTTGAAGTGCTCGCTACCGGTGGCGACAGCGCCCTGGGCGGCGATGACTTTGACCACGCGATCGCTGGCTGGATCATTGAGAGCGCCGGTTTGTCCGCCGACCTTGATCCGGGTGCGCAACGCCATCTGCTGCAATCCGCTTGCGCAGCCAAAGAAGCCCTGACCAACGCCTCATCCGTTGAAGTCGCTTACGGTGACTGGAAAGCGCAACTGACTCGCGAAGCTTTTGATGCGCTGATCGAGCCAATGGTTGCCCGCAGCCTTAAAGCTTGCCGCCGCGCGGTGCGTGATTCCGGCATCGAGCTGGATGAAGTGCACGCCGTGGTGATGGTTGGTGGCTCGACGCGCGTACCTCGCGTTCGCGAAGCCGTCGCTGAAGCTTTCGGTCGCCAGCCGCTGACTGAAATCGATCCGGATCAAGTGGTGGCCATCGGTGCTGCGATCCAGGCCGATACATTGGCTGGTAACAAGCGCGATGGCGGCGAATTGCTCTTGCTCGACGTCATTCCGTTGTCCCTGGGGCTGGAAACCATGGGCGGGCTGATGGAGAAGGTGATTCCACGCAACACCACCATCCCCGTCGCCCGCGCCCAGGACTTCACCACATACAAAGATGGCCAGTCGGCCATGGCGATTCACGTGTTGCAGGGCGAGCGTGAGCTGATCAGCGACTGCCGCTCCCTGGCGCGCTTCGAATTGCGCGGTATCCCGGCAATGGTCGCCGGTGCCGCAAAAATCCGCGTGACGTTCCAGGTCGATGCCGACGGTCTGCTCAGTGTTTCGGCCCGCGAGTTGGGTTCGGGCGTCGAGGCGAGCATTCAGGTCAAGCCTTCCTACGGCCTGACCGACGGCGAAATCGCCAAGATGCTCAAGGAATCGTTCCAGCACGCCAACGACGACAAGGTTGCCCGTGTACTGCGCGAGCAGCAGGTCGATGCGCAGCGCCTGATCGAAGCGGTGCAGGCCGCCATCGATGTCGACGGTGAGCGCTTGCTCGACGCCGAAGAGCGCATGGTCATCGAGCTGCAGATGCAGGAACTGACCGAACTGATGAAAGGCACCGATGGTTTCGCCATCGAGCAGCAGACCAAGCGTCTGTCGCAAGTGACCGATGCCTTTGCTGCCCGCCGCCTGGATTCGACGGTGAAAGCCGCGCTGGCGGGTCGCAACCTGAATGAGATTGAGGAATAA